In the genome of Thunnus albacares chromosome 8, fThuAlb1.1, whole genome shotgun sequence, the window tcacataCACAGTTCACTTTGAAAAGTATATGTATTTCTGCTGTAGAAGGAACAAATGGAAAATGGGCATTTTGATATATTACTTCGAATTTTGAATGTTGAAGATCAGGACCCTCTGAAAGTATAGCCTGTGATCTTTGTTTGCCTACTTCTAACttcataaaattatttttgcCAAAGTGAAGTGATGGTTGACTGAATTTATAATGTGGTCCAATGCAGTGCTGTTTGGAAAATGGACAGACCATGTGAAGAGCTGGAGACACACAGAGCTGGGAGACAGAATAATGTACATCACATATGAAGAGATGGTTCAGGTAATAGACATTTTTCAGGTTAATGCTCCATTTCAGAATGTGTACcataagagaaaaacaaagatctgTTGCTTCACATACACTAAAGTCCACGTCTCCCTCTTCCAGGACCTTCCTGCAGCTCTAAGACGTATTTCAAATTTCCTGGGCAGAAATCTGAGTGAAGAAACCATTCAGAGGATAGCAGAGCACTGTTCTTTCAAGACCATGAAGTCCAACAACATGTCCAACTTCAGCCTGGTCCCTAAAGTATACATGGACGCTGACAAGTCTCCGTTCCTCAGGAAAGGTGAGGGTCCATGTGTCCATCATGCATTCTCATGATAGCAGCAGTCTATTGCTTAAAGAAGCACTTTGGCCACTTTTATCCAATTAACTAATATATAttgctgatttgttttattgactGATCCTATAGTTTagaaatgtctttgtgtttctggaATAAATTTGAACATAAAGTATGATCTGCATCTGCAAAAGTTCCTGTGCACTTTGCTTTGAGTTGCCTTTAATTTTCTGACTAGATTTTGATGTCAACCTTGTTGTGGCTGATCAGGTCAGTTCAGTAAAACCCGAGTGTGTAAAATGAGTTGTTAAGAGTGACATTTAAATAGACTTGTTGGTGGATTTTCTATCTCAATACAAATGTCtgactggatttttttttagatttctcCTGCACagttgattcattgatttgatcatttgtgaatgtgtgtgtgtgtgcgtgtatctgtgtgtatgtttgtgtttgatacTGTCTCATGTATGTGTCAGGTGTTGCTGGAGACTGGAAGAACCATTTCAGCTCAGAGCAACTAGCCCGATTCACATCAGTCATTCGTAAAGAGCTGGAGGGCGAAAGCTTCTCTCTGCCATGGAGCCTGGATTgaccaacagagagagagagagttatagTAGGAGTAGCTAAAATAGGAAAAATAACAACATCAATCATTTGGATCCCTCACAACTACTTTTTGCATCATAATGCTCTAGTATCACacatatttagtcatttttctgcCACTAAACATAATTATAATTACAATGACATATTGCTTGCATAATATTATAGTCTGACTCTTACAGTCATACAATAatcttttttgtattaattactttatttttatttttatacccAATAATGTCATATAATGCTAGAGCTATTAGTCAGTAATATAATAGCCATACTAtcactgttttttgttcatGAAATACACGTAATTACCTATCTAATTTATTATTGACTTGTAATGATTTGTTTACTTGTATTAAACTATTAATCTTTTACACATCTATTCAGTTATAAGTGGGTTCCATCatgtacattttatacattttagcCTTCACTGAGGGTCTTATTTACTCAATTTGTATTACTTATTACTTGCATGCTTGATGTGGCCTTGATTAAATTATGTACTAAGCATTAGTTGCATTGTGCATGTAGGCTGTCTTGATGTCAAGATGATCCAAAGTTACAGGGACATTGTTCCTGGCGAGACACATTGCTTTTTGGAGTGGATGTAGAAATCTGAAAAAAGTTTAACTTAAAACCTGGatgaataaaaccaaaactatctacATGTCTACATACCACcagaagaaaggaagaaaaatagTCGTAGAAGTGAATGCATACCTCTAAATGGTGGAGGGGGAGCCAACATTTACTAATGTGTCACAATGTTATTTAAGATAAGCAAAGCCTGAACTAGACTTTATGGACAATTTTTCTTACACGAACATTGACAGTACTTACAAATATTGTCAAATTTAAGAACTATGTTCAGTCATTATTAGTGCTGATTactacaaaaaaaaccaactctgcagctctttcAGCTGGGTTTTCCAGCTCCCGCATACTATATGTCACTGCAGTCATCACCTTCCACGTGTAAAACCACAAGTGGGTTGCAGTTTCCAGCAGACAAGCTCAGACAAGCTGAGTACATGCTTTCAATCTGGCATGAAGCCCCAGACAGCTGGTGTAAAGGAGTGATGAATTTACTCCAAAGTTCATGGACCAGAGCTGAGAGCCCAGGCAATAAACAAATCTGTATTTCCTGCTCTTGTGTTCATTGAGATAATACTAAGTCAGGTTTTATGTACTGTGCATTATTTTATATAGTAGCTTAGAGAGTACACTTTACAAAGTCAAGGATGAAAGCAACAGACAGACTTTGTTTCATAatatctgtgtttctgtgagttTGTATTGAAATCTTTCTGCCCCTGTGGTCCAATATCACTGGGTGTAACCTTTAAGTCAGCCAGAGTGGAAAACAACTAAATGGACAGCATGCTCACTGGTCCACTCAGATTACACACTCCTAGAGACAGGGAAGACCATTTAGCATTTAGGATTGAAAATGAGTTTATGTCTCTATGGGCCTTTGTCTTGTGTGTTGCTATGGTAATTGTTATATTGATCAATATCTCTCACACTGCAGGTCAACCAGCTGAGTAACAGTCCTGAGTTTTTTCCACTGTGTTAATACAGCAGAACAGTTGCTTAGTATTTCAATGTGCTCGTCACCCCttgggaaaaaacaaaacaaaacctggaGAGTGAAAACAAACTTGTCCAAACATGCTTCCTTCTCCACCctgcagataaaaacaaaggCAGAGTCTGTGACATTCTCtggcatttctctctctctctctctcacacacacacacacacacacagaggacataacattgacttacattcatttcctggagacttatcctaaccttaaccatgaccaccacatgcctaaacctaaaccttaccctaaccttaacataaccctaaactaaccttaattTTAAACCCAAGTCTTCAccttaaaattaatgattttacGTTAACAggacttgctttttgttccTATAAGGGaagcgagtccccacaacatgactgtgtaaacaaaTGTACGTCCCCACAacgtgaggaatacctggactacacacacacacacacacacacacaca includes:
- the sult2st3 gene encoding sulfotransferase family 2, cytosolic sulfotransferase 3 isoform X3, which translates into the protein MQEILPLVLNGGDLTPIQSIPNWDRVPWLEEKRLSVVADQLASPRALVTHFPYSLMPPSFHTSKAKVIYVMRNPKDIMVSSYYFHQMAVFLEDPGTFDEFMEKFLDGRVLFGKWTDHVKSWRHTELGDRIMYITYEEMVQDLPAALRRISNFLGRNLSEETIQRIAEHCSFKTMKSNNMSNFSLVPKVYMDADKSPFLRKGVAGDWKNHFSSEQLARFTSVIRKELEGESFSLPWSLD